DNA sequence from the Prochlorothrix hollandica PCC 9006 = CALU 1027 genome:
CTTCTCAAGCAGAACAGTAAAAGGTCTGCACTCGCTCAATCGAGAATTGTTCGAGGTGTTTTTGCTTGGCCTTAGCAGAAGCAAAACAAGGTTCGGGGTCTCGGTAGAGTAGAGCATCGAAGGGCAGAAAATCACGGCCTTTGTGAACCACCCCCGTTAACCAACGGAGACCTATTTTGAGGTAGCTCAAGCCCCGCCGCCAATGGGTATCGACTTGACGACGCAAGTCCGCCCGTTGCACCGCCATGCCCGTGATAGTCGCGAACAGCAGGGAAATGGCGACCACTAGATAGAGGCGTTCGAGAGCCTCAACGTTGCGGACTCTAGACCCTTCCCAATCAAAGACTCCAGACTTGCTGTCGAGAAACAACTGTTCAATACGAAAGCGCAGTCCATAGTCCCAAAAGGTCTCCAAGGTGGGAGTTTCATCGGTCATAATCGCCCACTTGTCCTTGACTCCTCTCATCGAAGCTAACGCGAGATTGCACTGAAGCTGCGCATCAGTCCAAATCCGCACCTGATGATAGAGCTTCACCTGTCCCTTTGGGGGATACAACTGCCGCACCTCACGACTAAACCCTCGCTTATGAACCCCATAAACCGTCGTGTCACTGGGTACTCGAATCCCCCAATGCCAGGGGCTAGTCTGAAGCCAACGCACCAGTTCCTGATTGGCAAAGCCCCGATCTGCTAACAGCACCACTTCCTCAAACGACGACAACACTTGTACGGCTCGCTCTAAGAGGGGTTGGTACTTCTCAAACGCAACCGAGGCGCTCGAATGCTCTAATCCCATCCACAGCAAGGGGATCGCTCGACCCGGGCACACCACTGACAGATGCACCATGCAATAACGGTTCCATAACACTGTCGTATCCAACGCCACATATACCCGCTTCGAGTGCCAAGTACACAGCACTGCTTGTACTAGGGGCACGTAAATCTTTTCCACTTGCACACGACCATTGCACAGAAAGCGGTGCCACCGTCTTTGGTAGCTCTGGGCTTGCTCAGCACGACTCTCCACATACGGTTCCCAACGACTTTGGTTCAGGTTCAGGCACGACAGCAACGCTGTCACCATCCAACTGAGCACTTGGCAGTGGCGCTTATCCACAAATTCACTGCCGTGGGTGAGATATCGATATACTTGGTCATACAGTCTCGTCTGGGTTCTCATGTTGATGGATACTCTATTCATTACTTCTGATCCATCAACCCAGACTTTCCCTCTTTTGAAAACCCCCTCTACGCTAGGCTTCAGGGACTTGTGTCAGTCAGTCAGCTCATCCCCTCGCCTTTGTAGGGATCCATTGCTACAGCAGTCTGAGAGGGGTTGTGGGGGGTGCGCCCGGAGAATGCACACCCCGTAGAGGGTTGCAGCCATCCGTGGTTGCCCCGGCTGTGGGTCGCCAAGAGGGTCGGCACGGGGGCGAGAACCCTACCCAAGGTCGAGGGTTACCCAGTAAACTGAACCCCTTTGAGACGGTCCTGACCGGCGATCGTCGGGCTGAACCCTACTAACTTCGTTCCCCCCTGAATAGTTACGTTCGTACAGGGGCAATAATTTGGATTTCTCAAGGTGCCCAACTGATTGCTGTATAGTCTAAAATTGACAGAGGGTAAAATTGCCATAGACCAAAATCTATGCTTCCCATAGATTCCTGTTGCTATCCCCACACCACTCCCCTCGTGGGGTCTGAACCTAGGTCATCGGACTTGTGCGAGGCAATGGACTCCTAGGGGTGCAAGTCTGTTGGCATCCTAATCCTCGCCTCGACTCTGGGTGCCTAGGGCAGTATGCTTTTAGATAAGGTTCTGGATTTTGAGTGAACTCACCGAGCGAACGAATTGAATGAGTGCTGAAGTTTACCTGAATCACCCCACATTTGGTCTTCTCTTTCGGATTTGTGAACTGGAAGCCGCCCACGAATTATTTGCCACCCTCTATGCCCAGCGGCTGTTTTTTCTCGTGACCCCCACCAGCGCAGGCACTGTGTTTGAGCCGGTCAGTCGTAGTGATGCCCGGTTAATGGTGGAGCATCGCCTCCATAACCTGCGGCGTAAAGGGTCATTGCAAGCCTATGGTCAGCTTCAGGTCGCCCATAAACAAACCTTTTCCTGAGGCGATCGATCGCAGCCCCATGGTTCATTCTGATGGTCTCTCCCCGGTTCCCCTGCTTACCGCTGATGCTAGCCAACGGCTACAGCACATCCGGCAAATTTGCCAGGGGATCCCCCCTGGGGTGCGGGTCATGGCCGTGACCAAAACCGTACCGGCGGATCAAGTGCGCCTTGCCTATGGGGCGGGCATTCGGGATTTTGGGGAAAATCGCATTCAGGAAGCTCTCCCAAAGCAGGAGGAACTTCAGGATCTAAAGGATGTCACCTGGCATTTCATTGGTCGGCTCCAGAGCAACAAAGTCCGCAAGGCGATCGAACAGTTTGATTGGATCCACACCGTCGATAGCTTGAAGTTAGCGGAACGGCTGCACCGCATTGCCCAGGAGTTGGGGCGATCGCCCCAGGTTTCCCTTCAGGTCAAATTGCGCCCCGATGACACCAAAGGGGGCTGGCCCCTGCCCGATCTAGTGCAGGTATTGCCCCAATTGCAACACTATGACCACCTCCGCATCGGCGGCATCATGGTCATCCCCCCCCGCGCCTTGTCCCCCGGCGAAACCTTAACCCTATTTCAAGAAGCCCACCGCCTCTTCCAGGATCTACAGCGAGATTTCCCCCCCGCCACCGGTTCCCCCTTCCAGTGGCAGCATCTCTCCCTGGGGATGTCCAATGACTATCCCCTGGCCCTGGAGTCCGGAACCACCCTCGTGCGTCTGGGAAGTCTTCTGTTTGGCGATCGTCGCCCCCAGGCTTGACCCCCCAAGGGTGCCACCCCCCCAGAGTCCGCCTCCTTGAGGGTTTCCATGCCTGAGCCTGAAAACCCCTTGCCAATTAGCGGGAGGCTAGTTACTATGGACTCGAATTTCTGGATGCACCCTGTCTAGGCCCACCCAGCCTGGGTTTCCCCAATTTCCCAAACGATCAACAGTCCTAAGTTTTGACGATCGCAGGTGTACGGTTTAGCCATAGACAGCCACCTGCATCTATGGCTGAGAGTGCTAACGTCTGGGTCACCTCAGACCGAAAACCTCCCAGAAAATATATCGGAAAACACATACAGCAGTCCTAAATGGGTCGTGTGGTGTGCCCCCGGAGGGGGCACACCACCCCAAGGGTTTGAGCCATCGAGATGCCTACAACTGGTTTAGGGTTGCTGTAAAGTCTATGTAAACATCAAGCGAACCTGACCATCACTTACGGTAACGGCTAGGTGTGTGGGTATGAACCCTAGGATCATCCTAACGGTGAAACCCCGCCAGGACTGACATTTGGGTTCCTCGATGACTGGGGGCAGGCAGCGCAGCCACCCACTACAATCCTGATTGTCCCGTTGGCACCGGGGCAACCCTGGGAATGATTCAAGGTAACCACGTTTCATCTTGATGGACCAGGGTCTACAGCAACCCTACATCAGTTGTAAGGATCTCGATGGCTGAAACCCTTGGTGTGGTGTGCCCCCGGAGGGGGCACACCACACGACCCATTTAGGACTGCTGTAGCTGGGTAAAGGTCTGACTGGGTACAGGTCTTAGCTGCCATAGACTGTTCCCCAATTTCAGTCCCCGATTTCAGGGTTTGAGGGTCTCAAGGCTGGGTATTTAGGGATATCAGGTTCATCAGCCTGATTTCTAGGAGTGCTTTTAAAAAACTGTTTTGAACCGTAACAGCTTGCTGTATACTCAGAACCATTTAATATCGCTCTCCCGGTAAAGTCGGTGGTTGTTCTACATGTCGAGTTGTAATGGAGTTTGAACTGTGTCGATTTTTACGAAGCTACGCGACTTTGTTGGCTTAAACGATCCAGTGGACTACGAGTATGATTACGACCAGACGGAGGGGGAAGAGTATCAAGCTCTGTACCAAGAGGAAGCCTCGACCCAGCCCGTGGAAGATGACAATCGTGCTCGCCGTCGTATGAGAGAGCGCACTAGCATTGGCACAACAACTGGAACAAGTTTAGGTAGTACAACCATGAGTAATGTCATCGGGATGCCTGGGGCAATGAGTGGCCAAACGGAAGTGATGGTGATGGAGCCTCGCTCCTTTGAGGAAATGCCCCAGGCGATTCAAGCGCTGCGGGAGCGGAAGTTTGTGGTACTGAACCTGACCATGATGGATCCGGATCAAGCCCAGCGGGCCGTGGATTTTGTGGCCGGTGGTACCTATGCCATTGATGGTCACCAGGAACGGGTGGGCGAAAGCATTTTCCTGTTTACCCCCAACTGTGTCCAGGTGATCAGTCAGTCGGGCGCAACGACCACCGCCCCCCAACCCCAGCCCCAGGTGCGGCCCACCCGCCCCGCTGCCCCCACTCCGGCTTGGGCAACGGAACAAGCCCGCGCTGCGGGTCAGTAGGACGATTTCCCCTCGGCTGGGATCTAAGATTCCAAGCCAGGATAATAGACTGTTGCACTAGACTGTTGCACTAGACTGTTGCAAAGAAAGGTGGGCCTCGCTCACCTTTTTTTGTGTTGTGGGTAGGGTAGGCATGGCCCGCCGCCAGCAACCAGTGACGGATAGTCAGATCGGTTTACCGAAAATCTGGGTCTAAAGCCCCGTCCTTCTAGGACGGCTTTTCTTCCTGCAACCGATCTATCCAGTCTTCCACAAGCTGGGTCATAGTCTTCTCTCTCTGTTCCCCATCTTTGCTATCATGGTTAGCATATCGAAAAAGTCTGGGTTGGGGCTAACCCAAGACTCTAAATGGACAAAGAACGGGCGTAAGACCAGGATGTCTGGCAATCCGACTGCTTTGTCTAGCCAGCCGTACAGCGAACAGCTTGGACTATTCGCCTAGCCGGAGAATCCCCGCACCTTTAGGTCGGGGAGCATGTCAAGGCTATCAACTTAATCCGGGACAGCGGGGCGCGTAGCGTACTGTCCCGTTAATCTTGTCCCGCTTCAAGCGGTAAGCCATTTTTATTACTGAACAGGAGCCGTCACCAACCTCGCGCTAAAGCGACGGGGCTTGTCGAAAGCTAAAGCCAATAGCGGAAAGCAAGCGTAAGTGGGACTAGACAATGGCTGAGAAACCAATTTGAATTAGCTGAAGGTGGCACTTCAAAAGACGTTACAGGCACCTCCCTAACCTGTATCCTCTCTGCTAGTCAAAGTCGCAGGGATTTATACATAGGTTTTTCTGGTTTCCTAGGCTTATCGCCATTCAAAAAACCAGTCCCTTAACGGGAATTGTAAAGCCGTCCTAAAAGGACGGGGTTTCTACCCACATTTTCTGATGACAGGACCACCACAGTCGCCGAAGCTCGGATTTATTGGAGGCGGCGTAATGGCTGAAGCCATGGTCTCTCGCCTCATTGCTGCCAACGTCTATGCTCCGACAGCGGTGTGGGTCAGTGATCCCCAGGCCCAACGGCGGGATTGGCTGACCCAACAGTATGGGGTTGTCACCCAGGCTGATAATGGGACGGTTGCCCAGGCTGAGATCCTGGTGCTGGCGGTGAAGCCCCAAGCCTTAGGGGCGGTGTTGCCCACGCTTCAGCTTGCCCCCCCAGCGACCCCCCTGGTGCTGTCGATTTTGGCGGGGGTGCCCTTGGTGCGGCTGGAAACCGCCCTGCCCCAGTGTCCGGTGATTCGGGTCATGCCCAATACGCCAGCGATCGTGGGGGCAGGTATCAGCGCGATCGCCCCCGGATCCCAGGTACAGCCCCACCATTTAGCCCAAGCCCAGGCCATTTTGGGGGCGATCGGCAGGGTCGTAGAAGTGCCAGAATCGTTGATGGATGCGGTAACTGGGCTGTCGGGTTCGGGTCCGGCCTATGTGGCGCTGATGGTGGAAGCCCTCACCGATGGGGGGGTGGCCATGGGCTTGCCCCGGGCCATTGCCCAACAGTTGGCCCTAGAAACGGTGCGGGGCACGGCGGAACTGATGGTGCAGCAGGATCTACACCCCGCCTTGCTCAAGGATCGGGTCACGAGTCCGGGGGGAACCACCATTGCGGGCATCGGAGCGTTGGAGCGATCGGGGTTTCGATCTGCCTTGATGGAAGCTGTGGCAGCGGCCACCTTACGCTCCCAAGCCTTGGGGCGCGATGGTTAACCTTAATGGCTCATGGCCAGCATTCTCTGGATCGGTTGCAGGGCGGCGAGGCGCGTCGGTTCGGGCAGAGTAATTTCCGGTGCCCGGTTTTTCATGGCCCAATAGAGTTTTTCCAGGGTGTTTAACCGCATGTGGGGGCACTCATTGCAGGGGCAATTATTGAGGGGTGGGGCTGGGATAAAGGTGCGATCGGGCATCTGTTTTTGCATTTGGTGAATAATGCCCGGTTCCGTCGCCACAATGAAGGTTTGGCGATCGCTGCGGCCACTGTAGTTCAACAGGGCTGTGGTGGAACCAATGAAGTCGGCATGGCGTAAAACAGCGGTTTCACACTCTGGATGGGCGAGAATTTCGGCTTCTGGGTGTAGGGTTTTGAGACCCACGAGTTTCCGTTCCGAAAAGGTCTCATGCACCATGCAACTGCCTTGCCAGAGCACCAGATCTCGACCAGTTTGTTCCATAACATAGCGCCCTAGGTTGCGATCGGGGGCAAAGATAATGGGTTGCTGGGGGGGGATTTGTTGCACCAACTTAACCGCATTGGAACTGGTGCAAATAATATCGCTGAGGGCTTTGATTTCTGCGGAACAATTGATGTAGGAAATGACAATATGTCCCGGATGCTCTGCTTTGAAGGCGGCAAATTCAGCGGGGGGACAACTGTCGGCCAGGGAACAACCCGCCGCTAAATCTGGCAATAGCACCTGTTTCTGGGGATTGAGAATCTTGGCCGTTTCCGCCATGAAGTGAACCCCCGCAAAGACAATCACCTCTGCTTCGGTGCTGGCTGCTTGCTGCGATAACCCTAGGGAGTCCCCAATGTAGTCGGCAATGTCTTGAATATCGGGTTCTTGGTAATAATGGGCCAGAATCACGGCGTTGAGATCCCGTTTCAGATCCTGGATGGCGGCGAAGAGGTCGAGGGGCGGCTGGATGGTGGAGGGGGGGGCAGTAATGAACACAGGTAAAGGGGTGTGAGTGGGTAGAGAACGCCATCGCCCCCGGTGATTGAAGGGGTGGGGCGGATGGGATTCGGTCCCTTAATTATAGTTGAATTTACCAAAATTCGATCCCTGGGGATCAGAAACGCCCGCTGGAGCCGCGATCGGCCTAGTAGGCCAGGGCATAAGTTTGCCTACTCTTCAAAATTTGAGGGTTTCATTCAGATAATGCTGTTGGGACATGGCGATCGCCATCAGCCGACTACAAGTCGGCTCTCCCAGGGCGATCGCCTGGGATTGTCGAGTTGCACTCGACCCAAATCCGACTACAAGTCGGCTCTCCCTGGGCGATCGCCTGGGATTGTCGAGTTGCACTCGACCCAAATCCGACTATAAGTCGGCTCTCCCTGGGCGATCGCCTGGGATTGTCGAGTTGCACTCGACCCAAATCCGACTACAAGTCGGCTCTCCCAGGGGAATATAAACGGTTACTTTTACCAGGAACAAAACCAGAACTCTGGCTTGGGAGGGGCTAGTACACGTTCCAGTTTTAAACCCCCAAGGGCTGACAGAGCTTATCCTCTAGTTCCACTTCTTCTTCAGCTAAGGCAACAATGGCCTGCTGCAAAATGGCCTGGGGCGATCGCCCTTGATCCACCTGGCGCAACCACTGTTGAGCGGTGTTGCCCTCCCGCAGAATTTTCTGGAGGGGTGACAGAAAACAGCTAAAGCCCTTGGCCTTGGCGATCGGCCACAGGTCTTGATATAGCTCCTGAATCCAATCTTTAGCCAGGATCGATCGCCCGTCCTGCCAATGGCGCAGAGGAGCCTCTAGGCTGAACTGCGCCGCTGCCTTTTCATTGGCCAACGTTAGATCCAGCAAGTCTTGGCGGCGGGTGGCAGCGGGTAACTGGCTCAGTTCCAAGGGATCCAAACCTGGTTGTTCCAGCACCTGCCAAATGCGAGCCTCCAACAGAGCCGTAATGGCCAACAGGGCGAGGGGATCCGTCACCAGATCACAGATGCGCAGTTCCAGGCGATTGACCTTATAGGGGCGACGATCGCCGTTGGGCCGCACAGAATTCCAGAGATGCCGCACATTTTGCATGGTGCCCAACCGCAGTTGCTCCTCCACCCAGGCCACATAATGGCCATGGCTTGCAAAGAGGGGCACCTGGCGGGGGGTTTGGGGAAAGAGGTGCCAGCGGGTGGAATGGGCACCGGTCACCTGGCCATCTAAAAAGGGAGAAGAGGCACTAAGGGCCAAAAAGAGGGGGGCTTCCAGGCGAATCAGGCGACAAGCCCGCAGCAATTGCTCAGGGTCATTGAGACCGATGTTGATGTGGATGCTGGCGGTGACAACGCTGGTGCCGTAGGTTTGTTCAATATAGGTGTGGTACGGGTTCAGGGGATCAGAGCGGTAAAAGCGATCGCCCCCCCCCAGGGCCAAGGTACTGCCAGGAATCAGGGTATAGTCCCCCAGGCTGGTTAAATACTGGCGCAATTGTTGGCGGGGCCGCACCAAATCGCACAGCAGGCGATCGTAGGAACAGAGGGGAGCCGTGGTGTACTCCACATTGCGACTATCGGGTTCCCGCATGAAGCGATCGAGGGCCGCCACAATTTTGTCCGATAACCCCACAATCTCGCCCTGGGGGGTTCCGGTATACATTTCAACCTCAAATCCTTTACACAACAGCACAATAGTTCCCCAGGATGACAGCGTTAATAGATGTTTGACATTGAAGCTGCACCGTCCCCGTGGAGGGGTGCCTTGGAGGGTTGGGACGCGGCCCGATAAGGGCAACCGATGAGGGCGGGTCTTCCGGGGGGACATGGCCTGGTCAATCTTGGCTGTTTTCCATCAACCCGCCCTAGATAGTCTATTGTGCGGGACGACTGCCGATCCCTCAATAGCCCTGGGGCAAAATGAAGGGGAATCTGGGCCTGGAGGGGGGATGAGTCTGGGGGAAGGTCATCGCGATCGTCGAACGCGATCGGCCCCCGCAGGTTTCCGCCTAGCCCCCGGCCAAGCTGGTAATATCCCCCGATCTCCCCTTCCATCAGGACACCCATCCCTTTATTTATCTTTATAAATATCTTGTTGTCGCGATCGTAATATCGGTGGGAGGGCTAGGGGCAGACGGAATTAGCAGGGCAATGAGCGGGAATCAGGGTGGTCAGAGACCCTCAACCATCAGATAGCCTAGATCTCAAAAATCAGTCTATATGATTAAATTAGACGAAAAATAGCGAAAATTCAGCTATCTGGGTGGGATCCCAGAACCGTGATTTGGGTCGCAGTGGGGCGGTGCGAGGATCCCCGGCTGGAGTTATCTGGAGTTATATTTAATAATGTTATAAAGTCTACAGATTTTTTTTGGCGTTAGGGCTTTATAACATACGCAACATTTATTAATATATTTAACCAGGGACAAGAGGGGAAAATGGTAACCAGTTCCGTATTCAGGACTACAAATCTCCCATGACTCCCTCAACAGTGTTTTAAGTGTAGGGATCGGGGATCACCGGCGTTGGCTCTGGATACTCTGAATGGTTGTCATGACCCGTTAGCCTTTTGCGTTTGATCCGGGTTGCCCTGACGACCCTGTTGGCCAGGGCAGCATCACCCAAGATTATTCCTTCCGATTCCCCTTCTTTTTCCCAACAACCCTCCTGTGAATCGCCTTAGCTCGGCATTACGGGGAAACCTGCATCCTTGAGCCATGCATGATCCCAAGATTCCCAGGCTAGTAGCCCTCTCCAACCCTCAGTTGGCCCCCTGGGTTGCGACGAAGCGACTGCCCATAGTTCAGGGTTCTACAGCAGTCCGAAATGGGTCGTGGGGTGTGCGCCCGGAGGGCACACCCCACCCCAAGGGTTTCAGCCATCGAGATCCTTACAACTGATTTAGGATTGCTGTAGGGGAACTAGGGTTGGGGGGAACCTGAAGGACTGGTACCGGGGCATAAGGCCATAGCCACCCCGCCATTGATCGCTTTCTGACCGCATTAGTTCTGTCCATCCCAGTCTCGCTTTGAGAGTAGTTACCTTTATGAGTCAGTCCACCGCCGTCCTTCACTATTCCATCGACCTGATCCGCGACGAAGCCCGTCATCTGATCCATCAGGGCTGTGCTAGCCGCCAGCAACCTATCTATATTCTGTGTCAGTACATTCCAGCCCGTGAGTGGGCCGGGATTGAGTGTGAGTTGGAGCGTAATAATTTCCTGCTGCGCGATCGCCTAGGGGATCTGGTGGGTCGTGAGGATTGGGATAACGATTAACGGTAACCATCTTCAATTTTATCCCAGGGGGAATGCTCGGCACTCCCTTTTTTGTGCTTGGGTGCGAGTGCTTGGGTGCGAGTGCTTGGGAACGCTACCCAGGGTCGGGCTGGGCGTTTTCCTCAAGGTTGATAGAAAAACGAGAGGGCTGTATTACCGTAAACCTTGGTGCGATGGAGAGTTAAGGGGGGACAGGGGGGCAGCGATCGCTGGGGGTGATGTTCCACCGCTAACTGTCCCTGGGGCGCTAAGAGGTGATGCTGGGCGATCGCCGCCAAGGTTGGCCCATAGCACTCACTGGCATAGGGAGGATCAAAATAAATGCAATCAAATTCCCGGCCCACCAAGGTTTTCAGGATCCCCGGCACCTGGCCCCGCACCACTTGGATCCGCTGCTGCGGTTGGGCCAGCCCTTGCCAGTTCTCTTGGATCAGGGCACAGGCTTTGCCCCACTGCTCCACGGCCACCACGTCCACCGCCCCCCGACACAGGGCTTCTGCTCCCATGGATCCGCTCCCCCCACACAGATCCAGCCAGCGCTTCCCGTCAACGTCCCCCTGCCAAATATTAAACAGTGCCTCCCGCACCCGGGCCGCTGTCGGTCGGGTGGTCTCACCGGGGAGGGTTTTCAAAGCACGGTTACCAATAATGCGTAGGGTCATCAAATCTAGGGTTTCGGCCCTTTAGTTTGCATCCGACTATACAGCCTACAGGGCACCTCGAAAAATCTAAATTTTCGCCCAGTGACCCACGTAAGAATCAGGGTTGTGGTAGGTGACGCAGCCGCCCCCCTGCTTTGAGAGACTCCTTTAATGGTTTGAGTTAATATCGGTAAAAACCCTGTTGAGATGAAGCAAGGGCTTAATGGCGATCGTCCGATGAAGGCAGATGATCAGGGTCTACTCCCAGTGAACGGAGATAGTCGGCGAGTCGTTGTGTTTGTTCTTCCGCAGCATCAGCCCGTCGTCGTTCCGCATCAAGCGCCCGTTCTAACTCATCAGCCCGTTGCAGTTCCTGCTCAGCCCGTTGCCGTTCCCGCTCGGTCCGTCGTTGTTCCCGCAGCAACTCCTCCCGCGTCACTTCGGGAATGCCATGGATGTTGCCATCCGGGTCAAACCACATCAACAGTTCCTGCTCAAGACCCCAGCATTCATAGCGGTAGCGGCCCAGGCCCAGACCAATCTCCGGCATCCACACCGGCTCCCCCGGTTGACGCACATAGCGATCGTTCTCTAAGCGATAGACCTCAAACGGGTCATGGTTATCCCGCTGCCAAAACTCTGGGTTATAGACCGCACAATAGAGCACCCCCAACTGGCGATAAATCTCTAGCTTGTCTTGGTATTCATTGCGGGCCGTGTAGGAGACCATCTCCAGGACAAAAGCGGGTACCACCCCCTCTTCCTTCCAGACCACATAGCTGCGCCGCGAATTGCCCTCTTTTCTGCGGTCAACCCCTAGGCTGAGAAAGCCATCGGGGACCACGGGAATGTTGGGATTAGTGCCCGTGGTATGAAAAATCCCCATATCCACGCCAAAGAACCAGTCGTGTCGGTCTGCCCAGAGGCGTAGCAGGGTGGTGAGCAGCAGATTAGGCAGCAGGTTTTGGTCTTCGTTATCCACAGGGGTATCGTCGGAACAGATCAGTTCCTCAGGTTCGGGGAGAGGCAGAAGTGGATGGGGCTGTTGGTCGGTGATGAGCATAGGGAAGAGGTCGAAACCGCAACGGCGAGGGGTGCTCTGATTGTAGCGGAGGGCGGTGGGGGCGTGTGGATTAGGGTCGAATGTGCTCAATTTTATTTAAGAAGACCTCATCAGAGCGACGGTCATGGAGCGCTGTCGTTCTGACTTCCTTATGGGAAGCAATTTTCTGGGCATTCTCCCGAATGCCACCGTTCTTGAGGACGTTCGTCATGCCTATGGAGTCGGAAGTCAAACTCCGTTTTGAACCACCTTCATGGATTAAGTTTGGCTTTAGAATAGAAAGGCGACTCAGCCGCATGAGGTGATCCCCATGATCCAAGCTCCTCTCCAACCCCAACAGCTTTTGCTTCAAGTGCCTAGCCAACTGATGCTCCAGGTGACCCAGGAGCAGTTTATCGCCCTAGTGACCGCCAATCGTGATCTGAGACTGGAACGGACCGCCACAGGAGAGTTAATTGTGAATCCACCCACTGGAGGTGAAACAGGTAAGCGTAACCTCAGCCTCAGTGGTCAACTGAGTGATTGGTATGAAGCCCACGAGGCTCTCGGCGAAGCCTTTGACTCCTCAACCGGATTTACCTTACCCAATGGAGCCAACCGTTCTCCAGATGCATCATGGGTGAGAAAAGAGTGTTGGGACGCTTTAAGTGTGGAACAGCGCCAGGGCTTTATCCCCCTCTGCCCCGATTTTGTAGTAGAGCTACGTTCTAAAACAGACAGCCTGAAAGACTTACGAGGGAAGATGCAAGAGTATATGGAGAACGGTGCGCAGTTGGGCTGGTTAATTGATCCACAAAATCGGTGTGTTGAGGTTTATCGCGAGGGTCAAGAGGTTGAAGTCTTGAAAAGCCCCAGTAAAGTTTCAGGAGAGTCTGTCTTACCGGGCTTTAGCTTGAACCTAAAACGAATTCTGCCCTAATTTCCCGTAAGATTCTTCATTTGTGCTAGGGGAACGCCCCATTCCTGGGGTGATTATGTTTGCTCTGACCGAGGCGGGTGTTTTGTTTTTTTGAGGAGAGAGGAACGGATGCAACGACAACTAATAACGAGTTGGGTGGCGGGGGTGCTGCTGGGGGGTGGCCTGGTGCTGGGGGGAGG
Encoded proteins:
- a CDS encoding transposase; this encodes MRTQTRLYDQVYRYLTHGSEFVDKRHCQVLSWMVTALLSCLNLNQSRWEPYVESRAEQAQSYQRRWHRFLCNGRVQVEKIYVPLVQAVLCTWHSKRVYVALDTTVLWNRYCMVHLSVVCPGRAIPLLWMGLEHSSASVAFEKYQPLLERAVQVLSSFEEVVLLADRGFANQELVRWLQTSPWHWGIRVPSDTTVYGVHKRGFSREVRQLYPPKGQVKLYHQVRIWTDAQLQCNLALASMRGVKDKWAIMTDETPTLETFWDYGLRFRIEQLFLDSKSGVFDWEGSRVRNVEALERLYLVVAISLLFATITGMAVQRADLRRQVDTHWRRGLSYLKIGLRWLTGVVHKGRDFLPFDALLYRDPEPCFASAKAKQKHLEQFSIERVQTFYCSA
- the pipX gene encoding transcriptional coactivator PipX; amino-acid sequence: MSAEVYLNHPTFGLLFRICELEAAHELFATLYAQRLFFLVTPTSAGTVFEPVSRSDARLMVEHRLHNLRRKGSLQAYGQLQVAHKQTFS
- a CDS encoding YggS family pyridoxal phosphate-dependent enzyme, which gives rise to MVHSDGLSPVPLLTADASQRLQHIRQICQGIPPGVRVMAVTKTVPADQVRLAYGAGIRDFGENRIQEALPKQEELQDLKDVTWHFIGRLQSNKVRKAIEQFDWIHTVDSLKLAERLHRIAQELGRSPQVSLQVKLRPDDTKGGWPLPDLVQVLPQLQHYDHLRIGGIMVIPPRALSPGETLTLFQEAHRLFQDLQRDFPPATGSPFQWQHLSLGMSNDYPLALESGTTLVRLGSLLFGDRRPQA
- a CDS encoding cell division protein SepF, which gives rise to MSIFTKLRDFVGLNDPVDYEYDYDQTEGEEYQALYQEEASTQPVEDDNRARRRMRERTSIGTTTGTSLGSTTMSNVIGMPGAMSGQTEVMVMEPRSFEEMPQAIQALRERKFVVLNLTMMDPDQAQRAVDFVAGGTYAIDGHQERVGESIFLFTPNCVQVISQSGATTTAPQPQPQVRPTRPAAPTPAWATEQARAAGQ
- the proC gene encoding pyrroline-5-carboxylate reductase; protein product: MAEAMVSRLIAANVYAPTAVWVSDPQAQRRDWLTQQYGVVTQADNGTVAQAEILVLAVKPQALGAVLPTLQLAPPATPLVLSILAGVPLVRLETALPQCPVIRVMPNTPAIVGAGISAIAPGSQVQPHHLAQAQAILGAIGRVVEVPESLMDAVTGLSGSGPAYVALMVEALTDGGVAMGLPRAIAQQLALETVRGTAELMVQQDLHPALLKDRVTSPGGTTIAGIGALERSGFRSALMEAVAAATLRSQALGRDG
- the nadA gene encoding quinolinate synthase NadA — translated: MFITAPPSTIQPPLDLFAAIQDLKRDLNAVILAHYYQEPDIQDIADYIGDSLGLSQQAASTEAEVIVFAGVHFMAETAKILNPQKQVLLPDLAAGCSLADSCPPAEFAAFKAEHPGHIVISYINCSAEIKALSDIICTSSNAVKLVQQIPPQQPIIFAPDRNLGRYVMEQTGRDLVLWQGSCMVHETFSERKLVGLKTLHPEAEILAHPECETAVLRHADFIGSTTALLNYSGRSDRQTFIVATEPGIIHQMQKQMPDRTFIPAPPLNNCPCNECPHMRLNTLEKLYWAMKNRAPEITLPEPTRLAALQPIQRMLAMSH
- the gshA gene encoding glutamate--cysteine ligase; this translates as MLLCKGFEVEMYTGTPQGEIVGLSDKIVAALDRFMREPDSRNVEYTTAPLCSYDRLLCDLVRPRQQLRQYLTSLGDYTLIPGSTLALGGGDRFYRSDPLNPYHTYIEQTYGTSVVTASIHINIGLNDPEQLLRACRLIRLEAPLFLALSASSPFLDGQVTGAHSTRWHLFPQTPRQVPLFASHGHYVAWVEEQLRLGTMQNVRHLWNSVRPNGDRRPYKVNRLELRICDLVTDPLALLAITALLEARIWQVLEQPGLDPLELSQLPAATRRQDLLDLTLANEKAAAQFSLEAPLRHWQDGRSILAKDWIQELYQDLWPIAKAKGFSCFLSPLQKILREGNTAQQWLRQVDQGRSPQAILQQAIVALAEEEVELEDKLCQPLGV
- a CDS encoding DUF4327 family protein → MSQSTAVLHYSIDLIRDEARHLIHQGCASRQQPIYILCQYIPAREWAGIECELERNNFLLRDRLGDLVGREDWDND
- the rsmD gene encoding 16S rRNA (guanine(966)-N(2))-methyltransferase RsmD, which produces MTLRIIGNRALKTLPGETTRPTAARVREALFNIWQGDVDGKRWLDLCGGSGSMGAEALCRGAVDVVAVEQWGKACALIQENWQGLAQPQQRIQVVRGQVPGILKTLVGREFDCIYFDPPYASECYGPTLAAIAQHHLLAPQGQLAVEHHPQRSLPPCPPLTLHRTKVYGNTALSFFYQP